Proteins encoded in a region of the Bactrocera tryoni isolate S06 chromosome 4, CSIRO_BtryS06_freeze2, whole genome shotgun sequence genome:
- the LOC120775902 gene encoding estradiol 17-beta-dehydrogenase 11-like: MVQPSNSVSANSAGSTNSNSNKNNIDIYNIVTLVLDIALLIFKFWVAIIESIVKTFVPQEVDVKGQTVLITGTGHGIGKELALQYSALGAKLICWDVNEEANQQTVKDIKAYGGEAYAYTCDVTKRDAINALAEKVRQEHGFINIVVNNAGIMPCHPILEHTETEIRTMFDINVLAHFWIIQAFLPEMLARNEGHFVALSSCAGLFGLPNLVPYCGTKFAVRGLMEALSEELRHKNPQNNIKFTTIYPYMVDTGLCKRPRYRFPSLFKLVKPIDAAASIIRAQRTSLEHASIPRDYLYLEKIGRLLPRNAMRLIDSFLDVGVESDK, encoded by the exons CGCCAATAGCGCCGGCAGCACTAACAGcaatagcaataaaaacaacattgaTATTTACAATATAGTCACCTTGGTATTAGACATAGCACTGCTGATATTTAAGTTCTGGGTTGCAATAATCGAGTCGATAGTTAAGACATTTGTGCCACAAGAGGTCGATGTCAAAGGTCAAACTGTACTGATCACCGGCACCGGACATGGCATTGGCAAGGAGCTCGCCCTGCAGTACAGCGCACTTGGCGCTAAGCTCATCTGCTGGGATGTGAATGAGGAAGCCAATCAGCAGACAGTGAAGGACATCAAGGCTTACGGTGGGGAGGCGTACGCATATAC ATGCGATGTTACGAAACGTGATGCGATCAACGCCTTGGCTGAGAAGGTCAGGCAAGAGCATGGCTTTATCAATATTGTTGTAAATAATGCTGGTATTATGCCCTGCCATCCAATACTTGAACACACCGAAACTGAGATTAGAACAATGTTTGATATTAATGTGCTGGCGCACTTTTGG ATCATTCAAGCCTTTCTCCCAGAAATGTTGGCTCGCAATGAAGGACACTTTGTCGCTTTGTCATCGTGTGCTGGTCTCTTCGGATTGCCCAACTTGGTGCCATATTGCGGTACAAAATTCGCTGTACGCGGTCTAATGGAG GCGCTGAGCGAAGAATTGCGACACAAGAACCCACAGAATAAT ATTAAATTTACCACCATTTATCCATACATGGTCGATACCGGTCTCTGCAAGCGTCCACGCTACCGCTTCCCCAGCCTGTTCAAACTAGTCAAGCCCATAGACGCAGCAGCAAGCATCATTCGGGCACAACGCACCAGCCTGGAGCATGCCAGTATTCCACGTGATTATTTGTATTTGGAGAAAATTGGACGTTTGCTGCCACGTAACGCTATGCGTTTAATTGATAGCTTCCTCGATGTGGGTGTAGAGTCAGATAAATGA